The Saccharopolyspora gloriosae genome window below encodes:
- a CDS encoding SDR family NAD(P)-dependent oxidoreductase: MEQPPMDHPTGDHDIAIIGTSLRLPGSRTMDEFWGHLSAGRSLISEVPARRWRKEDHLGDPRREFNKTNSAWGGFVDDVDCFDAEFFQISPREAQAMDPQQRMAMELSWHALEDAGYRADRLAGSATGVFMGVCHWDYAELVEQEVAEVDAYYPTGAAYAIIANRVSHHFDFRGPSVVNDTACASSLVAVQQGVQALLSGDCEYALAGGVNLTWSARHFIAFAKAGMLSPDGLCRAFDAGANGYVRGEGGGVVLLKRAADARRDGDPVHAVIKGIGSNHGGRTSSLTVTNPDAQADLITGVYRRAGIAPESVTYVETHGPGTPVGDPIEIRGLKKAFAALGGEAEGHRCGVGSVKTNIGHLEGAAGIAGMLKVILAMRHRQLPETVNFRKLNPLIKLAGSPLYIVDGLTGWESGQGPLRAGVSSFGFGGTNAHVLLEAGESVEASGDDDGEQWIPVSARDEERLRETCAALAHWVRERDERPALADVARTLRQGRTPMRERIVFRADDLDTWVAQLESIAAGDKRVPARCKRGRAADGAPDGLDADDLTELGARWLEQGRYEKFASAWATGLPVDWEQWPEQGRRLHLPGYAFARTPHWFTPTAPSNLSPAVAAAPVEQAATETAALGQASAEDGGWSFPVRFDATQGFVRDHVVNGARIVPGVAVLDLVIAAARQHAEGRIPRVRNAVWIRPLVVGEDGLAARLRLTPGGDGHDYAIVDADGSPYASGRVDYGPAAAETFDLAALRERHPRRLDAEAGYAALRASGIEHGPALRALTGLRSGPDGVLAELRLPAAAAPGSALQPAILDSALLAALALGAADGGWRVPSAPAVPFALDELTAHAPTTATMHAWLRPAEGSRARGKVDVDLLDDEGRVCVRFTGYTSRSLGGEPADRRPDGDLLEVTGTWVDAPSTSEGPAAPVVVLNAVLDEDLVAASAARLGAEVVALPVPAAASDADAMRAAFEACYAQLQRMRGKGRVLVVAPGAPDSPVYGPLAALLKTARLENPAFHGAVVLVEDFAPRDAARFERIVHSEAGSADTEIAHTAGGRRLRHETAPIPADESGRSLLRDGGVYWITGGAGGIGRMLAEHLCLRHGATVVVSGRSAHSPEVDALDARLTGGRVRYRQADVTDEGSVHAAVAAIRSEHDRLDGVFHAAGVLDDGYLATKPLASTTAVLAPKVDGTAHLDAATRELDLDFLLLLGSVAGAFGSAAQADYAAANAHLDAFAARREAAGATTRVIDWPLWADGGMRMDEATLSYLRKRTGTVPLPGDVGLAAIERALRTDSPVRRVVLFGETPKLRVYAGLDRPATAPAPAAPAPIAPAALGEDELVNRTQDFLREVFAKVTRQDADDILVEEKLEHYGIDSIAIVDLTSTLEDTFGSLPKTLFFEYVDLQGVAEYFVAEHRDRLLELFAPQESAPAAPVVAEVESTAPAGEIASPTIAPAAIKPAPITPATAPPTSPPPALAAPRPADPRADADHHDIAVVGMAGRYPGADTLAEFWDLLSEGRHSFEEVPESRWRHGDVYFDERDVLGKTVVRTGTFLRDVDAFDPRYFNISQRDAEIMSPEVRLFLQAGVTALEDAGYSRETLRRRYDGDVGVLVGSMNNSYSLYGFQNMLQRGTTTSGSEVGVMANMLSYHYGFTGPSVFVDTMCSSSSACVHQAVRLLRDGDTRMVVVGGINLMLHPYDLISTSQAHFTTKSADVVRSYGLGADGTILGEGVGAVVLKPLGEAVADGDHVYGVIKGSGLTNAGVRNGFTVPSPQQQARAVERALDDAGVDARTISYLEGHGSATSLGDPIEIKGASLAFGRHTEDRGFCAIGSVKSNVAHLLSGSGLVGLTKVLLQLQHRTLAPSLHSETLSPAIDFDATPFTVQRDRAEWRRPVVRGEEAPLRAGITSIGAGGINVHLVVEEHDGTVVAAPDSGRPQVLVLSAMTPQVLRAVLRDVRDHVRAQRPGLDALAYALQTGKNELPCRLAFVATSTEDALHRLSRLSEVDWTAESPAVPDGVHFTASTLRQRRTATAATVEQAVAERRLSELAQHWAAGSAVDWDRLWPLGTRPAKLSLPGYPFDKVSCWYPEFDDAPSVLRPIAFARRAHPWVGENRSDLHGVRYGLTLRGDELLDYAHTAGRKRRYATMALLDGALAFARLAGLGDGPLRVRDAEWAALPAPGDDPAALEWRLGGSAGAHRAELWHADGTLRFAATVEPGAGAEVPPGPVHAALSLDQDGFYAALGELGIDARPYSRSVDGVAPLDGHRLLVRVAEPAMCQDPHKRQVHVPAWVFAGVLQGVQHALGQADAAVVRVAAVHGADLERTRALLLERTSETAFRVDLLDEHGRGLGRIEGAEFGPGPLPAALTGSGATAAPVSIAESATIAEPATIAEPATIAEPATVVASTTANVSEPPALPEPVDGQDALIAALREVVADLLKFDLAEIDADTHFHAYGFESIALAKLSTEVNGLFGVELSPAVFFECPNIRSLAEHLVERYGDKLTVPDQAAEAPAPAPAPAPAPATPAIPAAQQAPAASAVSSTAATAAPGPADDDAVAIVGAAGKFPGAGDLDEFWRRLRDGDDLITAYPGDRFDSRYAGTVAGADFPKFAGQLDDVDRFDADFFNLSRLEAELMDPQQRLALEAVWTALENGGYAPARLPESTGVYFGVSGNDYHHLLNASGVAPDGYTATGNAHSILANRISFVLDVHGPSEPVDTACSSSLIALHRAAESIRAGRCEMALAGGVNLLLSVDTFAATQQSGMLSQDGRCKTFSADADGYVRSEGVAVVLLKPLSRAQRDGDAIWGVLRGGAENHGGRAGSLTAPNGKAQAALIKDAMRGIEPGSIGYVEAHGTGTGLGDPVEVNALAAAYRELGGPGADGRPWALGSVKTNIGHLESAAGLAGVLKVLLAMRHRALPPTLHCERLNPHLPLSGGEFEVVREPRRWEPRTDATGRAWPLRAGVSSFGFGGANAHVVLEEAPPSPAPAGDPGGPQAVVLSARDDERLRASAQRLRDFLRTGERPALAELARTLQVGREAMERRLGFVAGSVDEVLGALDRYLAGNTAGLHLGGVPRSRGTGVRRTPDESPEVTRALRDGRLDAAVALWCDGASADWAAQHPAGRRTVRLPAYPFARERYWVPESAGVPAVSGPGGAARGTPESTAMRGKSALNGADRAAAAPPEPEFDTGAYAALLDAVLDDRLGPDALSDA, translated from the coding sequence ATGGAGCAACCTCCCATGGACCACCCCACCGGTGACCACGACATCGCCATCATCGGCACCTCGTTGCGGCTGCCCGGCTCGCGCACGATGGACGAGTTCTGGGGGCACCTGTCGGCCGGCCGGTCGCTGATCAGCGAGGTCCCCGCGCGCCGCTGGCGCAAGGAGGACCACCTCGGCGATCCGCGCCGGGAGTTCAACAAGACCAACAGCGCCTGGGGCGGTTTCGTCGACGACGTGGACTGCTTCGACGCCGAGTTCTTCCAGATCTCCCCGCGCGAAGCCCAGGCGATGGATCCGCAGCAGCGGATGGCGATGGAGCTGAGCTGGCACGCGCTGGAGGACGCCGGGTACCGCGCGGACCGCCTCGCGGGCTCGGCGACCGGCGTGTTCATGGGCGTGTGCCACTGGGACTACGCGGAGCTCGTCGAGCAGGAGGTCGCCGAGGTCGACGCCTACTACCCGACGGGCGCGGCCTACGCGATCATCGCGAACCGGGTGTCGCACCACTTCGACTTCCGCGGCCCCAGCGTCGTCAACGACACCGCGTGCGCGAGTTCGCTGGTGGCGGTGCAGCAGGGCGTGCAGGCGCTGCTGTCCGGCGACTGCGAGTACGCCCTGGCCGGTGGCGTGAACCTGACCTGGTCGGCGCGGCACTTCATCGCGTTCGCCAAGGCGGGCATGCTCTCGCCGGACGGGCTGTGCCGGGCGTTCGACGCGGGCGCCAACGGCTACGTGCGCGGTGAGGGCGGCGGGGTGGTGCTGCTCAAGCGCGCCGCCGACGCCCGGCGGGACGGCGACCCGGTGCACGCGGTGATCAAGGGCATCGGCAGCAACCACGGCGGGCGCACCAGCTCGCTCACCGTCACCAACCCGGACGCCCAGGCCGACCTGATCACCGGGGTGTACCGGCGGGCGGGCATCGCGCCGGAATCGGTGACCTACGTGGAGACCCACGGGCCGGGCACGCCGGTCGGGGACCCGATCGAGATCCGGGGGTTGAAGAAGGCGTTCGCCGCGCTCGGCGGCGAGGCCGAGGGCCACCGGTGCGGCGTCGGCTCGGTGAAGACGAACATCGGGCACCTCGAAGGCGCGGCGGGCATCGCGGGCATGCTCAAGGTGATCCTCGCGATGCGGCACCGGCAGCTGCCGGAGACGGTGAACTTCCGCAAGCTCAACCCGCTGATCAAGCTCGCGGGCAGCCCGCTCTACATCGTGGACGGCCTCACCGGCTGGGAGTCCGGGCAGGGGCCGCTGCGGGCGGGCGTGAGCTCGTTCGGCTTCGGCGGAACCAACGCGCACGTGCTGCTCGAAGCGGGCGAATCCGTCGAGGCGAGCGGCGACGACGACGGGGAGCAGTGGATCCCGGTGTCGGCGCGCGACGAGGAGCGGCTGCGGGAGACCTGCGCGGCGCTCGCGCACTGGGTGCGGGAGCGCGACGAGCGGCCCGCGCTGGCCGACGTCGCGCGCACCCTGCGCCAGGGGCGGACGCCGATGCGGGAACGGATCGTGTTCCGCGCCGACGACCTCGACACCTGGGTCGCGCAGCTGGAGAGCATCGCGGCGGGGGACAAGCGGGTGCCCGCGCGGTGCAAGCGGGGACGGGCCGCCGACGGCGCTCCCGACGGGCTCGACGCCGACGACCTCACCGAGCTGGGCGCGCGGTGGCTGGAGCAGGGCCGCTACGAGAAGTTCGCCTCCGCCTGGGCGACCGGGCTGCCGGTGGACTGGGAGCAGTGGCCGGAGCAGGGCAGGCGGCTGCACCTGCCCGGGTACGCGTTCGCCCGCACCCCGCACTGGTTCACCCCGACGGCGCCTTCGAACCTGAGCCCGGCCGTCGCGGCAGCCCCGGTGGAGCAGGCCGCGACCGAGACGGCCGCGCTGGGGCAGGCGAGCGCCGAGGACGGCGGCTGGTCGTTCCCGGTCCGCTTCGACGCCACCCAGGGCTTCGTGCGCGATCACGTGGTGAACGGGGCCCGGATCGTGCCGGGAGTCGCGGTCCTCGACCTCGTCATCGCCGCCGCCCGCCAGCACGCCGAGGGGCGGATCCCGCGGGTGCGCAACGCGGTGTGGATCCGCCCGCTGGTCGTCGGGGAGGACGGCCTGGCGGCGCGGCTGCGGCTGACCCCGGGCGGCGACGGCCACGACTACGCGATCGTCGACGCGGACGGCTCGCCCTACGCCAGCGGGCGGGTGGACTACGGGCCCGCCGCCGCCGAGACCTTCGACCTGGCGGCGCTGCGGGAGCGGCACCCGCGGCGGCTCGACGCCGAGGCGGGCTACGCCGCGCTGCGCGCCAGCGGCATCGAGCACGGGCCCGCGCTGCGCGCGCTCACCGGCCTGCGCAGCGGTCCCGACGGGGTGCTCGCCGAGCTGCGGCTGCCCGCGGCGGCCGCGCCCGGATCGGCCTTGCAGCCCGCGATCCTGGACAGTGCGCTGCTCGCGGCGCTCGCGCTCGGCGCGGCGGACGGCGGCTGGCGGGTGCCGTCGGCACCGGCGGTGCCGTTCGCGCTCGACGAGCTCACCGCCCACGCGCCCACCACGGCGACCATGCACGCGTGGCTGCGGCCCGCGGAGGGTTCCCGGGCGCGCGGCAAGGTCGACGTGGACCTGCTCGACGACGAGGGCCGGGTGTGCGTCCGGTTCACCGGGTACACCTCGCGTTCCCTCGGCGGCGAACCGGCGGACCGGCGTCCGGACGGGGATCTGCTGGAGGTCACCGGAACCTGGGTCGACGCACCGTCCACATCGGAGGGACCGGCGGCACCGGTGGTGGTGCTCAACGCGGTGCTGGACGAAGACCTGGTGGCCGCGAGCGCGGCTCGGCTCGGCGCCGAGGTGGTGGCGCTGCCGGTGCCCGCCGCGGCAAGCGACGCCGACGCGATGCGGGCCGCCTTCGAAGCCTGCTACGCGCAGCTGCAGCGGATGCGCGGCAAGGGCCGGGTGCTCGTCGTGGCTCCGGGCGCGCCGGACTCGCCGGTGTACGGACCGCTCGCGGCCCTGCTCAAGACCGCGCGGCTGGAGAATCCCGCGTTCCACGGGGCGGTCGTGCTCGTCGAGGACTTCGCGCCGCGCGACGCCGCCCGCTTCGAACGCATCGTGCACAGCGAGGCCGGGAGCGCCGACACCGAGATCGCCCACACCGCAGGCGGGCGGCGGCTGCGCCACGAGACCGCGCCGATCCCGGCGGACGAGTCCGGGCGGAGCCTGCTGCGCGACGGCGGCGTTTACTGGATCACCGGCGGCGCGGGCGGCATCGGGCGGATGCTCGCCGAGCACCTGTGCCTGCGCCACGGCGCCACCGTCGTGGTCAGCGGCCGTTCCGCGCACAGCCCCGAAGTCGACGCGCTCGACGCCCGCCTCACCGGCGGCCGGGTGCGCTACCGGCAGGCCGACGTCACCGACGAGGGCAGCGTGCACGCCGCCGTGGCCGCCATCCGCTCCGAGCACGACCGGCTGGACGGCGTGTTCCACGCGGCCGGGGTCCTCGACGACGGGTACCTCGCGACGAAACCGCTGGCGAGCACCACCGCCGTGCTCGCGCCGAAGGTGGACGGCACCGCGCACCTCGACGCCGCGACCCGCGAGCTCGACCTGGATTTCCTGCTGCTGCTCGGTTCCGTCGCGGGCGCGTTCGGCAGCGCCGCGCAGGCCGACTACGCCGCCGCCAACGCGCACCTGGACGCCTTCGCCGCGCGGCGCGAGGCCGCCGGAGCGACGACCCGGGTGATCGACTGGCCGCTGTGGGCCGACGGCGGCATGCGGATGGACGAGGCCACGCTGTCCTACCTGCGCAAGCGCACCGGCACCGTCCCGCTGCCCGGTGACGTCGGGCTCGCCGCGATCGAGCGGGCGCTGCGCACCGACTCGCCGGTGCGCCGCGTCGTGCTGTTCGGGGAGACGCCGAAGCTGCGGGTGTACGCGGGACTGGACCGGCCCGCGACCGCCCCGGCCCCGGCGGCGCCCGCCCCGATCGCGCCGGCGGCGCTCGGGGAGGACGAGCTGGTCAACCGCACCCAGGACTTCCTGCGGGAGGTGTTCGCGAAGGTCACCCGCCAGGACGCCGACGACATCCTGGTGGAGGAGAAGCTGGAGCACTACGGCATCGACTCCATCGCGATCGTCGACCTCACCAGCACGCTGGAGGACACCTTCGGCTCGCTGCCGAAGACGTTGTTCTTCGAGTACGTCGACCTGCAGGGCGTCGCCGAGTACTTCGTCGCCGAGCACCGGGACCGGCTGCTGGAGCTGTTCGCGCCGCAGGAATCCGCTCCTGCCGCGCCGGTGGTCGCAGAGGTGGAATCCACCGCTCCCGCAGGGGAAATCGCCTCCCCGACCATCGCGCCAGCGGCGATCAAACCCGCGCCGATCACCCCCGCGACCGCGCCCCCGACGTCGCCGCCCCCGGCCCTCGCCGCGCCCCGGCCCGCCGACCCGCGCGCGGACGCCGACCACCACGACATCGCCGTCGTCGGCATGGCCGGTCGCTATCCCGGCGCCGACACCCTCGCGGAGTTCTGGGACCTGCTCAGCGAAGGCAGGCACAGCTTCGAAGAGGTCCCCGAATCCCGCTGGCGCCACGGCGACGTCTACTTCGACGAGCGCGACGTGCTCGGCAAGACCGTCGTGCGCACCGGCACCTTCCTGCGCGACGTGGACGCCTTCGACCCGCGCTACTTCAACATCTCCCAGCGCGACGCCGAGATCATGTCGCCCGAGGTGCGGCTGTTCCTGCAAGCGGGCGTGACCGCGCTGGAGGACGCCGGCTACTCGCGGGAGACGTTGCGCCGCCGCTACGACGGCGACGTGGGCGTGCTCGTCGGCTCGATGAACAACAGCTACTCGCTCTACGGCTTCCAGAACATGCTGCAGCGCGGCACGACGACCAGCGGCAGCGAAGTCGGCGTGATGGCGAACATGCTGTCCTACCACTACGGCTTCACCGGGCCGTCGGTGTTCGTGGACACCATGTGCTCGTCGTCCTCGGCGTGCGTGCACCAGGCGGTGCGGCTGCTGCGCGACGGCGACACCCGGATGGTCGTGGTCGGCGGGATCAACCTGATGCTGCACCCCTACGACTTGATCTCCACCTCGCAGGCGCACTTCACCACCAAGTCCGCCGACGTCGTGCGCAGCTACGGGCTCGGCGCCGACGGCACCATCCTCGGCGAGGGCGTCGGCGCGGTCGTGCTCAAGCCGCTCGGGGAGGCCGTCGCCGACGGTGACCACGTCTACGGCGTGATCAAGGGCAGCGGCCTCACCAACGCGGGCGTGCGCAACGGGTTCACCGTGCCGAGCCCGCAGCAGCAGGCGCGCGCGGTGGAGCGGGCGCTCGACGACGCCGGGGTGGACGCGCGCACCATCAGCTACCTGGAGGGGCACGGCTCGGCGACCTCGCTGGGCGACCCCATCGAGATCAAGGGCGCCAGCCTCGCGTTCGGCAGGCACACCGAGGACCGCGGCTTCTGCGCGATCGGTTCGGTGAAGTCGAACGTGGCGCACCTGCTGTCCGGCTCCGGGCTGGTCGGGTTGACGAAGGTGCTGCTGCAGCTGCAGCACCGCACCCTGGCGCCGTCGCTGCACTCCGAGACGCTGAGCCCCGCCATCGACTTCGACGCGACGCCGTTCACGGTGCAGCGCGACCGGGCCGAGTGGCGCCGCCCCGTGGTGCGGGGCGAGGAGGCGCCGCTGCGGGCGGGCATCACCTCGATCGGCGCGGGCGGCATCAACGTGCACCTCGTGGTGGAGGAGCACGACGGCACCGTGGTGGCCGCGCCGGACAGCGGCAGGCCGCAGGTGCTGGTGCTCTCCGCGATGACCCCGCAGGTGCTGCGCGCGGTGCTGCGCGACGTGCGCGACCACGTGCGCGCGCAGCGGCCGGGCCTGGACGCGCTGGCGTACGCGTTGCAGACGGGCAAGAACGAACTGCCGTGCAGGCTCGCGTTCGTGGCCACGAGCACCGAGGACGCGCTGCACCGCCTCAGCCGTCTGTCCGAAGTGGACTGGACGGCGGAATCCCCTGCCGTGCCGGACGGCGTGCACTTCACGGCGAGCACCCTGCGGCAGCGCCGCACCGCCACCGCCGCCACCGTCGAACAGGCCGTGGCCGAGCGCAGGCTCAGCGAGCTCGCGCAGCACTGGGCGGCCGGTTCGGCGGTGGACTGGGACCGGCTGTGGCCGCTGGGCACCCGGCCCGCGAAGCTCTCGCTGCCCGGCTACCCCTTCGACAAGGTCAGCTGCTGGTACCCCGAGTTCGACGACGCCCCGAGCGTGCTGCGGCCGATCGCGTTCGCCCGCCGCGCGCACCCGTGGGTGGGGGAGAACCGCTCCGACCTGCACGGCGTGCGCTACGGCCTGACGTTGCGCGGGGACGAGCTGCTCGACTACGCGCACACGGCGGGCCGCAAGCGCCGGTACGCCACGATGGCGCTGCTCGACGGCGCGCTGGCCTTCGCGCGGCTCGCGGGCCTCGGCGACGGCCCGCTGCGGGTGCGCGACGCGGAGTGGGCCGCGCTGCCCGCGCCCGGCGACGACCCGGCGGCGCTGGAGTGGCGGCTGGGCGGTTCGGCCGGGGCGCACCGCGCCGAGCTGTGGCACGCCGACGGCACGCTGCGCTTCGCCGCCACCGTCGAACCCGGCGCGGGCGCGGAGGTTCCCCCCGGACCGGTGCACGCCGCGCTGTCGCTGGACCAGGACGGTTTCTACGCGGCGCTCGGCGAGCTCGGCATCGACGCGCGGCCCTACTCGCGCAGCGTCGACGGCGTCGCGCCGCTCGACGGCCACCGGCTGCTGGTGCGGGTCGCTGAACCGGCGATGTGCCAGGACCCGCACAAGCGGCAGGTGCACGTCCCGGCGTGGGTGTTCGCCGGTGTGCTGCAAGGGGTTCAGCACGCGCTCGGGCAGGCCGACGCCGCCGTGGTGCGGGTCGCGGCCGTGCACGGCGCGGACCTGGAGCGGACCCGCGCGCTGCTGCTGGAGCGGACCTCGGAGACCGCGTTCCGGGTGGACCTGCTCGACGAGCACGGGCGCGGACTGGGCCGGATCGAGGGCGCCGAGTTCGGCCCCGGGCCGCTGCCGGCCGCGTTGACCGGCTCGGGTGCGACCGCCGCCCCGGTGTCGATCGCCGAGTCCGCCACGATCGCCGAGCCCGCCACGATCGCCGAGCCCGCCACGATCGCCGAGCCCGCCACGGTCGTCGCCTCGACGACCGCGAACGTCTCCGAGCCCCCCGCGTTGCCGGAGCCGGTGGACGGGCAGGACGCGCTGATCGCGGCGCTGCGGGAGGTCGTCGCCGACCTGCTGAAGTTCGACCTCGCCGAGATCGACGCGGACACGCACTTCCACGCCTACGGCTTCGAGTCCATCGCGCTGGCGAAGTTGTCCACCGAGGTCAACGGCCTGTTCGGCGTGGAGCTGAGCCCGGCGGTCTTCTTCGAGTGCCCGAACATCCGCAGCCTCGCCGAGCATCTGGTGGAGCGCTACGGCGACAAGCTGACAGTCCCGGACCAGGCCGCGGAGGCCCCGGCCCCGGCCCCGGCCCCGGCCCCGGCCCCGGCGACTCCGGCGATCCCGGCGGCGCAGCAGGCTCCGGCGGCGAGCGCCGTCTCGTCGACGGCCGCGACCGCCGCGCCCGGCCCTGCCGACGACGACGCCGTGGCGATCGTCGGCGCGGCCGGGAAGTTCCCCGGAGCCGGTGACCTCGACGAGTTCTGGCGGCGCCTGCGCGACGGGGACGACCTCATCACCGCCTACCCGGGCGACCGCTTCGACTCCCGCTACGCCGGCACCGTCGCGGGCGCGGACTTCCCGAAGTTCGCCGGGCAGCTCGACGACGTGGACCGGTTCGACGCCGACTTCTTCAACCTGTCCCGCCTCGAAGCGGAGCTGATGGACCCGCAGCAGCGCCTCGCGCTGGAAGCGGTGTGGACGGCGCTGGAGAACGGCGGCTACGCCCCGGCCCGGCTGCCGGAGAGCACCGGCGTCTACTTCGGGGTGTCCGGCAACGACTACCACCACCTGCTCAACGCCAGCGGCGTCGCGCCCGACGGCTACACCGCCACCGGCAACGCGCATTCCATCCTGGCCAACCGGATCTCCTTCGTGCTCGACGTGCACGGACCGAGCGAACCGGTCGACACCGCCTGCTCCAGCTCGCTGATCGCGCTGCACCGCGCGGCCGAGAGCATCCGGGCGGGGCGCTGCGAGATGGCGCTGGCGGGTGGGGTGAACCTGCTGCTCAGCGTCGACACCTTCGCCGCCACCCAGCAGTCCGGGATGCTCAGCCAGGACGGCCGGTGCAAGACGTTCTCCGCCGACGCCGACGGGTACGTGCGCTCCGAGGGCGTCGCGGTGGTGCTGCTCAAGCCGCTCTCTCGGGCGCAGCGCGACGGCGACGCGATCTGGGGCGTGCTGCGGGGCGGTGCGGAGAACCACGGCGGTCGCGCCGGTTCGCTCACCGCGCCCAACGGCAAGGCGCAGGCCGCGCTGATCAAGGACGCGATGCGCGGCATCGAGCCCGGCAGCATCGGCTACGTCGAAGCGCACGGCACCGGCACCGGCCTGGGCGACCCGGTGGAGGTCAACGCCCTCGCCGCCGCCTACCGGGAGCTCGGCGGGCCGGGTGCCGACGGCAGGCCGTGGGCGCTGGGGTCGGTGAAGACGAACATCGGCCACCTGGAGTCGGCCGCGGGCTTGGCCGGGGTGCTCAAGGTGCTGCTGGCGATGCGCCACCGCGCGCTGCCGCCGACGTTGCACTGCGAGCGGCTCAACCCGCACCTGCCGCTGTCCGGCGGCGAGTTCGAGGTGGTGCGCGAGCCGCGCCGCTGGGAACCGCGCACCGACGCGACCGGGCGGGCCTGGCCGCTGCGGGCCGGGGTGAGCAGCTTCGGCTTCGGCGGCGCCAACGCGCACGTCGTCCTGGAGGAGGCGCCGCCGTCCCCGGCGCCCGCGGGGGACCCCGGCGGGCCGCAGGCCGTGGTGCTCTCGGCGCGCGACGACGAGCGGCTGCGCGCCTCGGCGCAACGCCTGCGCGACTTCCTGCGGACCGGCGAACGTCCCGCCCTGGCGGAGCTGGCGCGCACCTTGCAGGTGGGCCGGGAGGCGATGGAGCGGCGGCTCGGTTTCGTCGCGGGCTCCGTCGACGAGGTGCTCGGCGCGCTGGACCGCTACCTGGCCGGGAACACCGCGGGCCTGCACCTCGGCGGCGTGCCGCGCTCGCGCGGTACCGGAGTGCGGCGGACGCCGGACGAGTCGCCGGAGGTGACCCGCGCGCTGCGCGACGGACGGCTGGACGCGGCGGTCGCGCTGTGGTGCGACGGAGCTTCCGCGGACTGGGCCGCCCAGCACCCGGCCGGACGGCGCACGGTGCGGCTGCCCGCCTACCCGTTCGCCCGCGAGCGCTACTGGGTGCCGGAGTCCGCCGGGGTTCCCGCGGTCTCCGGTCCGGGCGGCGCCGCCCGGGGAACGCCCGAATCCACTGCCATGAGAGGGAAGTCCGCGCTGAACGGAGCCGACCGGGCCGCCGCCGCGCCACCGGAGCCGGAGTTCGACACCGGCGCCTACGCGGCCCTGCTGGACGCGGTCCTGGACGACCGCCTCGGCCCGGACGCCCTCAGCGATGCCTGA